Proteins co-encoded in one Pantoea phytobeneficialis genomic window:
- a CDS encoding ABC transporter ATP-binding protein: MLHIDNLCVVRGEGDHAHPVYLPQLRLRPGQVMAVTGESGCGKSTLLEAIGLLLRPASIGRFMLDGETPLDVASLLTHNQQAELAEIRARHLGFVLQNGGLLPFLSVQDNIQLPCQLLGKSADKAMLNRVVDALKLGPLLHKQPAQLSFGERQRTAFARAILHRPALVLADEPTAALDPHNAQQLFRLFIDLVAQEGMMALVVCHDWPLVQRFNLPCLVARPGSGASDLSGEQSQRGSHFVL, translated from the coding sequence ATGCTACACATAGACAACTTGTGTGTGGTGCGTGGTGAAGGGGATCACGCGCATCCTGTCTACCTGCCGCAGTTGAGGCTACGGCCAGGCCAGGTCATGGCGGTAACCGGCGAAAGTGGCTGTGGCAAAAGCACCCTTCTGGAAGCGATCGGCTTGTTGTTACGCCCGGCCAGCATTGGGCGTTTTATGCTGGATGGCGAAACGCCGCTGGATGTGGCTTCCTTACTTACTCACAACCAGCAAGCCGAACTGGCTGAGATACGCGCGCGCCATCTGGGCTTTGTGCTGCAAAATGGCGGGCTGCTTCCCTTTCTCAGCGTGCAGGACAACATCCAGCTTCCGTGCCAGTTGCTTGGCAAGTCAGCGGATAAAGCGATGTTGAACAGGGTCGTTGATGCGCTGAAACTTGGACCTCTGCTACATAAACAGCCAGCGCAATTGTCATTTGGTGAAAGGCAGCGCACCGCCTTTGCTCGTGCCATTCTGCATCGTCCTGCATTGGTGCTGGCCGATGAGCCTACCGCGGCACTGGATCCCCACAATGCACAGCAACTTTTTCGCCTGTTTATCGACCTGGTTGCTCAGGAAGGCATGATGGCATTGGTTGTCTGCCATGACTGGCCACTGGTGCAACGTTTCAATTTACCCTGTTTAGTTGCCCGGCCTGGTTCTGGTGCATCTGACCTGTCAGGGGAACAATCCCAAAGGGGAAGCCACTTTGTCCTGTAA
- a CDS encoding ABC transporter permease, which produces MSCNRILLLGRLALKDLWHDRIISFCITSSLVAVIAPLLLLFGLRFGIVSQLQDELANDPRNLEIRMLSSGSYDPEWIAQLRQRPDVGFAIGQTRSLNTLTDLQVDSTHFIENAEVIPTDIGDPLLGHLKIQQENEVVLTQEAARKLAVKVGDNVTLRVSRQLDQRQEWGRRSLVVVGILPAIYFNRAAIFTQSSLLLMLEHFRDGYAIPALGVSSGQPLSDKPTRYARARLYARSIDDVASLERDLRAQRIETSSRLADIENVKSINRVLGLIFNTIAATALIGCIASLIGSFIANVDRKRKHIAVLRLLGFTGPAVGAYVIVQGCLLSLLAYIGGYGIYLIASQIFNRALAGSQATDQMLCRITWAHSLLAMTITVVVAVVVASIGAYRAINIEPAQSLREV; this is translated from the coding sequence TTGTCCTGTAACCGTATCCTGTTGCTGGGACGCCTGGCACTGAAAGACCTGTGGCACGACCGCATCATCTCTTTCTGTATTACGTCATCTCTGGTTGCGGTAATCGCCCCACTCCTGCTGCTGTTCGGCTTAAGGTTTGGCATTGTCAGCCAATTGCAGGACGAGCTTGCCAATGATCCGCGCAATCTCGAAATCAGAATGTTGAGCAGCGGCAGCTATGACCCGGAATGGATAGCGCAGCTACGCCAACGTCCCGACGTGGGGTTTGCTATTGGGCAGACGCGGTCGCTCAATACGCTGACCGACTTACAAGTGGACAGCACCCATTTCATTGAAAATGCCGAAGTGATTCCGACCGATATCGGTGATCCGCTATTGGGTCATCTCAAAATCCAGCAGGAAAATGAGGTGGTGTTAACCCAGGAAGCCGCACGAAAACTGGCGGTTAAGGTCGGTGATAACGTGACTCTGCGTGTCAGCCGTCAACTGGATCAACGCCAGGAATGGGGGCGACGGAGCCTGGTGGTGGTCGGCATTTTACCCGCCATCTATTTCAACCGCGCAGCAATCTTTACCCAATCCTCCCTGCTGCTGATGCTTGAACATTTCAGAGACGGTTACGCGATCCCGGCCCTTGGCGTGAGCAGTGGGCAACCATTAAGTGACAAACCCACCCGCTATGCGCGTGCCAGATTATATGCACGGAGCATCGATGACGTTGCCAGCCTTGAACGCGATCTGCGCGCACAACGCATCGAAACCTCGAGTCGTCTCGCCGACATTGAAAACGTGAAAAGCATCAACCGCGTGCTGGGGCTAATCTTCAATACCATTGCCGCCACCGCCCTGATTGGCTGTATCGCCTCTCTTATTGGCTCATTTATCGCCAACGTCGATCGCAAACGCAAACATATTGCCGTGCTGCGGCTTTTGGGGTTTACCGGCCCTGCCGTGGGAGCCTATGTCATTGTGCAAGGATGCCTGCTCAGCCTGCTGGCCTATATCGGGGGCTACGGCATCTATCTGATCGCCAGTCAGATTTTTAACCGGGCGCTTGCCGGTAGCCAGGCGACCGATCAGATGTTATGCCGAATCACCTGGGCGCATAGCTTGCTGGCCATGACAATAACCGTTGTCGTGGCGGTAGTGGTTGCCAGTATCGGCGCTTATCGCGCCATTAATATTGAACCTGCGCAGAGTCTGCGTGAGGTGTGA
- a CDS encoding SUMF1/EgtB/PvdO family nonheme iron enzyme, which produces MTLTPSSLPYWLVLGLLANVSSALAEPWTENSWNPKPDSEDIILPMPCEGSMAFRRVEIPMTGPLDDLPITLGQDNGDWGVIEHSYPAFIAGSFTDKKARGRYYLMAKYELTTLQYQALTEGTCPVPSRKLSLPVTGISWFDAVSTADKYNQWLRSHAMDKLPQEDGDAGFLRLPTEVEWEFAARGGLKVNSAEFRDQHYPMDDMKNYEWFSGAQSSNGRVQLIGLLQPNPLGLYDMLGNVSEMMFNPFYLNKLNRLHGQAGGFVVRGGNFLSGPTEIRSATRKEVNYYDQATPASSKTTGLRLVLVAPTITSTDKVKQLEKSWETLGADSQANAKKDDDAKDTVKALGSLASKVDDSALKQKLKDLENQLRASNQKQQEERDQSIRASLNLGSFLCTKLQDDGRFLDFLNHNYELLCKNKDASDANCAIRKTKLGEQSDRLQQLTGYYASSLVDAATLYGKEGLQHEVTVFDQMLTLNKRLSGLKPFLAAHWQNQQAYLANGKIDTAGWLETCKQINAPKATAQEK; this is translated from the coding sequence GTGACCTTAACGCCTTCCTCACTGCCTTACTGGTTAGTTCTTGGCTTGCTCGCCAATGTCTCTTCTGCGCTGGCGGAGCCCTGGACAGAAAATAGCTGGAACCCGAAACCGGATAGCGAAGATATTATTCTGCCCATGCCCTGCGAAGGCTCAATGGCGTTTCGTCGCGTCGAAATCCCGATGACAGGGCCACTCGATGACCTGCCGATTACGCTGGGCCAGGACAATGGGGATTGGGGGGTGATCGAACACAGTTATCCCGCTTTTATTGCGGGCAGTTTTACCGACAAAAAAGCCAGGGGGCGCTATTACCTGATGGCGAAGTATGAACTGACCACCCTGCAATATCAGGCGTTGACCGAAGGCACCTGCCCTGTGCCATCCCGCAAGCTTAGTTTGCCGGTGACAGGGATTAGTTGGTTCGATGCCGTGAGTACGGCTGATAAATACAATCAGTGGTTGCGCAGCCATGCTATGGATAAGTTGCCGCAGGAAGACGGTGATGCAGGCTTTTTACGCCTGCCGACAGAAGTAGAGTGGGAATTTGCCGCACGCGGCGGTCTGAAAGTGAATAGCGCTGAATTCCGCGACCAGCACTACCCGATGGACGATATGAAGAATTATGAGTGGTTCTCAGGTGCGCAATCTTCCAATGGCAGAGTGCAGCTTATTGGCCTGCTACAGCCCAATCCGCTGGGTTTGTATGACATGCTGGGCAATGTGTCAGAGATGATGTTCAATCCCTTTTACCTCAATAAGCTCAATCGTTTGCACGGCCAGGCTGGCGGCTTTGTGGTGAGGGGCGGTAACTTCCTCTCTGGCCCAACAGAAATTCGCAGCGCGACGCGTAAAGAGGTGAATTACTACGACCAGGCCACCCCTGCAAGTAGCAAAACGACCGGTCTGCGTCTGGTTCTGGTGGCACCAACCATCACCTCAACCGATAAAGTGAAACAGCTGGAAAAAAGCTGGGAAACACTTGGCGCGGACAGTCAGGCTAACGCTAAAAAAGACGATGACGCTAAAGACACGGTCAAAGCGCTGGGCAGCCTCGCATCAAAGGTTGATGACTCTGCCCTGAAGCAGAAATTGAAAGACCTGGAAAACCAGTTGCGAGCCAGCAACCAGAAACAGCAGGAAGAGCGTGACCAGTCGATTCGCGCCAGCCTGAATTTGGGTTCCTTCCTCTGTACCAAATTGCAGGATGATGGCCGTTTCCTCGACTTCTTAAACCATAACTACGAACTGCTGTGTAAAAATAAAGACGCCAGCGACGCCAACTGCGCCATTCGCAAAACCAAGCTGGGCGAGCAGTCCGACAGACTCCAGCAGCTGACAGGCTATTACGCCAGTAGCCTGGTTGATGCCGCCACCCTGTATGGTAAAGAGGGCCTGCAACATGAAGTCACGGTGTTTGATCAAATGCTCACGCTGAACAAGCGGCTTTCCGGGCTGAAGCCCTTCCTGGCCGCACACTGGCAGAATCAGCAGGCGTATCTGGCAAACGGCAAAATAGATACTGCGGGCTGGCTGGAAACCTGTAAACAGATCAACGCCCCTAAAGCTACCGCACAGGAGAAGTAA
- a CDS encoding IrmA family protein, whose product MNMGRSSRLLLAAVLLGLGWQSTSLAETQRYISIRNTDNVWIQGVCSLVFRLDNGGAGEFNALALTIQLKDKTGHPLGEGTLNVPPFGDSDATRSVDTSTEFDCEAVQNADSVSITQAEELLGNNTKKPLPLSTFDPQYYQPLKISIN is encoded by the coding sequence ATGAACATGGGACGCTCAAGCAGACTTTTATTGGCAGCGGTATTACTCGGGTTGGGCTGGCAGTCGACCAGCCTTGCCGAAACACAGCGCTATATTAGTATTCGAAATACCGATAACGTGTGGATTCAAGGTGTTTGTTCGCTGGTATTCAGGCTGGATAATGGAGGTGCCGGAGAATTTAACGCACTGGCGCTAACCATCCAGCTGAAAGATAAAACAGGTCATCCCCTTGGCGAAGGCACGTTAAACGTGCCACCTTTTGGTGACAGTGACGCTACTCGCTCTGTAGACACCTCAACAGAGTTTGACTGCGAAGCTGTGCAAAACGCTGACTCAGTGAGCATTACTCAGGCCGAGGAATTATTGGGTAACAACACTAAAAAGCCTTTGCCCCTGTCCACGTTCGACCCGCAATACTATCAACCACTGAAAATAAGTATCAATTAG
- a CDS encoding MipA/OmpV family protein — protein MLSIPVKSALLLLILSAALPALAEESDNAFSGFIGGGVGVKPKYSGAKKNDTTFLPAVRVNYGPFFIGGVDTLTAFGWQFAKTEHWTFALGAGADLSPRHESDDEYLRGMGDIKTSPRAFTSAIYRNDILNAGLILSQDVGGNQQGFLLTTYANLSWRPWQDLRLFTGPSLSWADSDYMQTQHGVSAQQSSRSGLARYDAGAGLEKMGWEVGADYDLTSSWRVSARVMAQRLEGDAADSPLTQEKQQLSYALLLAWRF, from the coding sequence ATGCTTTCCATTCCCGTGAAGTCTGCTCTGCTGTTGTTAATTCTGTCGGCAGCTTTACCCGCCCTCGCTGAGGAGTCAGATAACGCCTTCAGCGGATTTATTGGTGGAGGCGTCGGTGTAAAACCGAAGTACTCAGGAGCCAAAAAGAACGATACAACCTTTCTTCCTGCGGTGAGAGTGAACTACGGCCCGTTTTTTATCGGTGGCGTCGATACCCTGACGGCGTTCGGTTGGCAGTTTGCCAAAACCGAACACTGGACATTCGCCCTGGGAGCAGGTGCAGATCTTTCGCCACGCCATGAGTCAGATGACGAATATCTGCGTGGCATGGGCGATATTAAAACTTCGCCGCGTGCATTTACTTCAGCAATTTACCGCAATGATATCCTCAACGCCGGATTGATCCTTTCACAGGATGTGGGGGGAAATCAGCAGGGGTTTCTGCTGACAACTTACGCCAATCTGTCGTGGCGTCCCTGGCAGGATCTGCGACTCTTTACTGGCCCAAGCCTGAGCTGGGCGGATAGCGATTATATGCAGACACAACATGGTGTCTCCGCGCAACAATCATCACGTAGTGGTTTAGCCCGTTATGACGCAGGCGCAGGGCTGGAGAAGATGGGATGGGAAGTCGGGGCCGATTATGACCTGACCTCATCCTGGCGGGTATCGGCCCGTGTCATGGCACAACGTCTGGAAGGTGACGCCGCAGACAGCCCGCTGACTCAGGAGAAGCAGCAACTGAGTTATGCCTTATTATTGGCCTGGCGTTTCTGA
- a CDS encoding sensor histidine kinase — protein sequence MKRIADFPMHLQIFFAVLSAIVLVVLCTIILWLWNDDNNRNLSAFATFSELVEQNLPPASAQKSVQSAAIDDWMQRTHARFALFDANGQLLSRPLSPEIPLPKQARRGGFFDDGYGTRFVWQLQDKRLLVIEFSSDRRERPWLFIIMQLALAVTVALIAFPVIRRLTARLESLQQSVEALGRGNLAARVPVTGKDEVSQLAASFNRSAAQIETLVQSQKTMLANASHELRSPLMRIQMASALLAGEPAQAQHELQRSVSELDTLVEEILTLSRLEMAQKVIAGEFTATDVTALAAEECARAEIDLVAEHIVAQVDARLIRRLMRNLIENALRYAGQEVVMRLYRSDPDNLLLTVDDRGPGIPTSEMARIFEPFFRLSRNENGTGLGLALVRSISEYHDGEVSVINRGGGGASFRVRIPLLHNFT from the coding sequence ATGAAACGCATCGCAGATTTTCCCATGCATTTGCAGATCTTTTTTGCTGTGCTAAGCGCCATCGTGTTGGTCGTACTCTGTACCATTATCCTCTGGCTATGGAATGACGATAACAACCGTAATCTCAGTGCATTTGCTACCTTCAGCGAACTGGTCGAGCAAAATCTGCCTCCTGCATCGGCGCAAAAAAGTGTGCAGTCAGCTGCAATAGATGACTGGATGCAACGTACTCATGCGCGCTTCGCGCTATTTGATGCCAATGGTCAGTTGCTGAGCCGACCGCTTTCGCCAGAGATTCCTTTACCGAAACAAGCCAGGCGAGGGGGGTTCTTTGATGACGGGTATGGAACACGTTTCGTCTGGCAATTGCAGGATAAACGCCTGCTGGTTATTGAGTTCAGCTCTGACCGCAGGGAACGTCCGTGGTTGTTTATCATCATGCAGCTCGCATTGGCGGTCACTGTCGCGTTGATAGCTTTTCCGGTGATTCGCCGACTAACGGCGCGTCTGGAATCCCTGCAACAAAGTGTTGAAGCTTTGGGGAGGGGAAACCTGGCCGCACGCGTGCCGGTGACGGGGAAAGATGAAGTCAGTCAACTGGCCGCCAGCTTCAACCGGTCGGCCGCGCAAATCGAAACGCTGGTGCAGTCGCAGAAAACCATGTTGGCTAATGCGTCACACGAACTACGTTCACCGTTAATGCGTATCCAAATGGCCTCAGCACTCCTGGCGGGGGAACCTGCTCAGGCGCAACATGAATTGCAACGCAGCGTGTCTGAACTGGACACGTTGGTTGAAGAGATACTTACCCTGAGTCGGCTGGAAATGGCGCAAAAGGTCATCGCAGGTGAATTTACCGCCACCGATGTCACGGCACTGGCTGCGGAAGAGTGTGCCAGGGCTGAAATCGATTTGGTTGCTGAACATATTGTTGCTCAGGTTGATGCCCGCCTGATACGCCGTTTAATGCGCAATCTGATTGAAAACGCCTTGCGCTATGCCGGTCAAGAAGTGGTTATGCGTTTATACCGTAGCGATCCGGATAATTTGTTGCTGACTGTCGATGATCGTGGTCCAGGCATTCCTACATCAGAAATGGCACGCATTTTTGAGCCGTTCTTCCGCCTGAGTCGCAATGAAAATGGCACAGGTTTAGGGTTAGCACTGGTGCGTTCGATTAGCGAATATCACGATGGCGAGGTAAGTGTCATTAATCGCGGTGGCGGAGGTGCCAGCTTCAGAGTACGCATACCGCTGTTACATAACTTTACCTGA
- a CDS encoding response regulator produces MTTVLLIEDDTRLAQMIVPYLEQYEFDVLHSASSSDAQSRMKMKDFDVVLLDLMLGDADGLALCRQIRAESHNDPAIIMVTGRGDPADRIIGLEVGADDYLPKPFEPRELLARMRAVLRRLRPGTSQRGDISVIQSGELEIDTAARTVTLRQQPCLLTSLQFDVLVSLARQAGRVLSREQIWQTVRGESYDNFDRAIDVHIGRIRQLIEDDPRSPKRIITVRGVGYVFSALSER; encoded by the coding sequence ATGACGACAGTTTTGCTCATTGAGGATGATACCCGTCTGGCGCAAATGATCGTGCCTTACCTGGAGCAATATGAGTTTGATGTACTTCATAGCGCCAGCTCCTCAGACGCGCAGTCCCGCATGAAAATGAAGGATTTTGATGTCGTATTATTGGATCTGATGCTCGGAGATGCCGATGGCCTGGCATTATGTCGCCAGATAAGGGCTGAGTCTCACAACGACCCGGCAATTATTATGGTCACCGGACGAGGCGACCCGGCGGACCGGATCATCGGGCTGGAGGTTGGCGCTGATGATTATCTGCCGAAGCCTTTTGAGCCGCGTGAATTGCTGGCGCGTATGCGCGCCGTACTTCGCCGTTTGCGTCCAGGGACGTCCCAACGTGGTGACATCAGCGTGATCCAGTCGGGTGAGCTGGAGATCGATACTGCTGCACGGACCGTCACACTACGACAACAGCCCTGCCTGCTCACCTCGTTGCAATTCGATGTGCTGGTTTCACTGGCTCGCCAGGCTGGACGGGTGTTGAGTCGCGAGCAAATATGGCAGACGGTACGCGGGGAGAGCTATGACAATTTTGACCGCGCTATTGATGTGCATATTGGGCGTATCCGCCAGTTGATTGAGGACGATCCGCGCTCCCCAAAACGCATTATCACGGTGCGTGGAGTGGGTTACGTGTTTTCTGCATTATCGGAACGCTAA
- a CDS encoding autotransporter domain-containing protein, producing the protein MMRYVERLQRAVGWVFTFLILFISTLTSAFALSTGCTALNALSGSTSLNYITNAYPASEFDAGDTLSVSVTDSGGAYNGDPSSSDSFGMTDYEETSFQNYYASSSISNSAHTVTLSYMAGTLSTDGVRLRLTTSHGQFSNFVVTCSGTAATPSSDATLSSLALSDGTLSPSFSAGTTSYSASVANSVSTITVTPTTTDSNATVTVNGTAVTSGSASAAISLTAGASTAIAIVVTAEDATTKSYTLNVTRAEAAVVANNSTATVAANSADNVITLSTSGGTATSVSVASAPAHGTATASGTSITYTPTAGYSGSDSFSWNATNSAGTSANASVDLTVTAPTFTFSPAAGALPAATTDSAWSQTLTATGGTAPYSWSATGLPTGLTLNSSTGVISGTPTQTGSFSIQVTATDSNSASSTVNYTLNVTAGGTAPVANDVTATVDSGSSDNSITLAIAGAVTSLQIVRKASHGTALVAGTSIRYTPVSGYSGSDSFTYSATNTYGTSQEATVSLTVTATSLTMSPASGTLPTATAGTAYSQTFSVSGGTAPYSWQLNGSLPQGLTFANGELKGTPTAAGNVSFTLIATDANAAAVQSTYTLTVNAAVPVAADHSASLYAGQSVKVNLVEGATGGPFTGARLLDQPQSSLGTATIQSSGATYQLLFTAAAQASGTVALRYELSSASGTAQPATVTLTIADRPNPASDADVIGLISAQVQAAQNFAKAQIRNFNDRLEQLHSGASLPSGHNGIHFSMPTSRSERDTDKDLWASAWQQQRHYQDDRAQPQPPATPFARQSEDSRLSWWTGGYIDFGSDKDDAVRFSHTLVGITTGSDYRFTPSFTAGMGIGFGRDVSDVGDSGSRQNGRSISSALYGSWHPDAFFIDGLLGYSSLEFDSKRYVSESDAFARGSRSGRQFFSSLTSGYEFRTANSLISPYARIQYYRTWLDGYAESDAGVFNLAYAPQTLAQVVTGAGLRGEHSVPTRWGFVKLQSRLEYAKLMNDNGKARVGYADVGNDTWSMSLYQQSTQTLALGFGIDFLLPHDITPGIAYQGTLGLDEQQTRSQMIMVRVNIGF; encoded by the coding sequence ATGATGCGTTACGTTGAAAGGCTGCAACGGGCAGTGGGCTGGGTATTCACTTTTCTCATACTTTTCATATCCACGCTCACCTCCGCTTTTGCGCTCTCCACCGGTTGTACCGCACTCAACGCGCTGTCCGGTTCAACGTCACTGAATTACATAACAAATGCTTATCCTGCATCAGAGTTTGATGCTGGCGATACGCTATCGGTTTCCGTCACCGATAGCGGTGGCGCATATAATGGAGACCCATCTTCCTCCGATAGTTTTGGTATGACTGATTACGAGGAAACCTCATTCCAGAACTACTATGCCTCATCGTCAATCAGCAACTCTGCGCATACCGTGACGTTGAGTTATATGGCGGGAACCCTCTCAACCGATGGTGTTCGTCTGAGGCTGACCACATCACATGGTCAATTCAGCAATTTTGTTGTTACCTGCTCCGGTACGGCAGCAACTCCGTCCAGCGATGCAACATTGAGCAGCCTGGCACTTTCGGATGGTACACTTTCTCCCTCCTTCAGTGCCGGTACAACCAGCTATAGCGCATCCGTAGCGAACAGTGTCTCCACCATCACCGTTACCCCAACCACCACCGATTCCAATGCGACGGTCACGGTGAATGGCACCGCAGTGACATCAGGTTCTGCTTCTGCCGCCATCAGTCTGACAGCAGGTGCATCAACCGCCATTGCCATCGTTGTTACGGCCGAGGACGCCACAACCAAATCCTATACGCTGAATGTGACGCGAGCGGAAGCCGCTGTAGTGGCAAACAACAGTACCGCCACTGTCGCGGCGAACAGCGCAGATAACGTGATAACCCTCTCCACCAGTGGTGGCACAGCAACCTCTGTATCCGTTGCTTCGGCACCCGCACATGGCACAGCCACCGCGTCGGGAACCAGCATTACCTACACTCCGACCGCGGGATATTCTGGCAGCGACAGTTTCAGCTGGAACGCGACCAACAGCGCGGGAACATCGGCTAATGCCAGCGTGGACCTGACAGTCACGGCACCCACATTCACGTTCTCCCCTGCGGCCGGTGCGCTTCCCGCCGCCACGACAGACAGCGCATGGTCCCAGACATTAACGGCCACGGGCGGCACTGCCCCCTACAGCTGGAGCGCGACGGGATTGCCAACAGGGTTAACACTTAACAGCAGCACCGGTGTTATTTCTGGCACGCCGACTCAGACAGGAAGCTTCAGCATCCAGGTCACAGCAACGGACAGTAACAGTGCCAGCAGCACGGTTAACTACACTCTGAATGTCACCGCAGGTGGCACTGCGCCGGTTGCAAACGATGTCACAGCCACGGTCGATTCAGGCAGTAGCGACAACAGCATCACTCTGGCAATCGCCGGTGCAGTCACCAGCCTGCAAATTGTCCGTAAGGCCAGTCACGGTACGGCGCTGGTTGCAGGCACCAGCATCCGCTACACCCCAGTAAGTGGCTATTCCGGTAGCGACAGCTTCACCTACAGTGCAACCAACACATACGGTACCTCCCAGGAAGCAACGGTATCGCTGACGGTGACGGCCACCAGCCTGACAATGTCACCTGCCAGCGGCACATTGCCAACAGCGACGGCGGGAACCGCATACAGTCAGACCTTCAGCGTTTCAGGTGGCACGGCCCCTTACAGCTGGCAACTGAACGGGTCATTGCCCCAGGGACTGACTTTTGCGAATGGCGAGCTGAAAGGCACCCCAACTGCTGCGGGCAATGTTTCTTTTACCCTCATCGCAACTGACGCGAACGCGGCAGCCGTGCAGTCAACCTATACGCTGACCGTTAACGCCGCTGTCCCTGTGGCTGCTGATCACAGCGCCTCGTTGTATGCCGGACAGTCAGTGAAAGTAAATCTGGTTGAGGGTGCCACCGGCGGGCCTTTCACCGGTGCGCGTTTGCTCGATCAACCACAAAGCAGCCTCGGTACAGCGACTATCCAGTCCTCGGGGGCAACGTATCAGCTACTGTTTACCGCTGCGGCTCAGGCGAGCGGTACCGTTGCACTTCGCTATGAACTGAGCAGCGCATCAGGCACTGCTCAGCCAGCAACCGTCACCCTGACCATTGCCGACCGGCCCAATCCGGCCAGCGATGCTGACGTGATTGGCCTGATCAGCGCACAGGTACAGGCAGCGCAGAATTTTGCCAAAGCACAGATCCGCAATTTTAACGATCGTCTGGAGCAGCTTCACAGCGGTGCCAGTCTCCCTTCCGGGCACAATGGCATCCATTTCTCCATGCCGACCAGTCGCTCCGAACGAGATACCGATAAAGACCTGTGGGCCAGCGCCTGGCAGCAACAGCGCCACTATCAGGATGACCGCGCACAACCGCAACCGCCAGCCACACCTTTCGCCCGTCAGAGTGAGGACAGCCGCCTGTCATGGTGGACCGGTGGTTACATCGATTTTGGCAGTGATAAAGACGATGCCGTGCGTTTCAGCCATACCCTGGTGGGTATTACCACCGGCAGCGACTATCGGTTCACGCCATCCTTTACCGCAGGCATGGGGATTGGCTTTGGCCGCGACGTTAGCGACGTAGGCGACTCCGGTTCTCGGCAAAACGGACGCTCAATCAGCTCCGCCCTGTATGGCAGCTGGCACCCGGATGCGTTCTTTATTGATGGGTTGCTGGGTTATAGCAGTCTTGAGTTCGACAGCAAACGTTATGTGAGTGAGTCAGATGCATTTGCGCGTGGCAGCCGCTCCGGCCGTCAGTTTTTCAGTTCGCTGACATCAGGTTACGAGTTCCGGACTGCCAACAGCCTCATCTCACCCTATGCGCGCATTCAGTATTACCGTACCTGGCTTGATGGCTATGCCGAATCTGATGCTGGTGTATTCAACCTCGCCTACGCACCTCAGACGCTTGCACAGGTCGTGACAGGAGCCGGTCTGCGCGGCGAACACAGCGTGCCGACCCGTTGGGGCTTTGTGAAACTTCAGAGTCGTCTTGAGTATGCCAAACTGATGAATGACAACGGCAAAGCGCGCGTAGGCTATGCGGATGTGGGTAACGATACCTGGAGCATGTCGCTCTATCAGCAGAGCACCCAGACGCTGGCTCTGGGGTTCGGCATTGATTTTCTGCTCCCGCACGATATCACGCCAGGCATCGCCTACCAGGGCACACTCGGACTGGATGAGCAGCAGACACGTTCACAGATGATTATGGTGCGTGTGAATATCGGTTTCTGA